The proteins below are encoded in one region of Reichenbachiella sp. 5M10:
- a CDS encoding protein kinase, with product MYDLRDVKNINLEGATCLKEDTAYKFIDQTTGKTLVAKFISGYSEQEDEHLIAEFKKLVLLSGQPEIATAYSIRKAEVEGLVKPCYIMDWVDGQSLQTFMNKREKLIYEVVLDVILQLSSGLEKSHSHEIHHGDLHNENIIIDQNGYLKIIDFLWFDSKKDPALNSQSDIQNFMRIVNELYEKCDDVDKRRLSLIRKHCQQITTFKGLKKEIQLLDEISFDFALLDDKPLTTPLTLFKNMDGIHNLRNPIQTRDLEIPNKVIPEFNEQELDYLEKQKNPNQSGITLRHLDTLIDRIKANAHQLLSSKLYPLEQIGLIDWQITINNPGDMFTGRYDLNFDIWFTSKFFKWKRVFELLPLLKFDDVDLNSYLLDE from the coding sequence ATGTACGACCTAAGAGATGTTAAAAATATTAACCTAGAAGGTGCAACCTGCCTTAAAGAAGATACAGCCTATAAATTCATAGACCAAACAACAGGAAAGACCTTGGTCGCTAAATTTATTTCTGGATATTCCGAACAAGAGGATGAGCATCTCATAGCAGAATTTAAAAAACTCGTACTGTTATCTGGTCAACCTGAAATTGCAACAGCATATTCTATAAGAAAGGCAGAAGTTGAAGGTCTTGTTAAACCTTGTTATATAATGGACTGGGTAGATGGTCAATCGCTGCAGACTTTTATGAACAAAAGAGAGAAGCTTATCTATGAGGTGGTTCTAGATGTAATTCTACAATTATCCTCTGGATTAGAAAAATCTCATTCCCACGAAATCCATCATGGAGACTTACACAACGAAAACATTATCATAGATCAAAATGGATATTTGAAAATAATCGACTTCTTATGGTTCGACTCCAAAAAAGATCCTGCTCTCAACTCACAAAGTGACATTCAAAATTTTATGCGAATCGTAAATGAATTATATGAGAAGTGTGATGATGTCGATAAAAGAAGGTTGAGTTTAATTCGTAAACACTGTCAGCAGATTACAACATTCAAGGGGTTGAAAAAAGAGATTCAATTACTCGATGAAATTAGCTTTGATTTTGCGCTTTTAGATGACAAACCTTTAACAACACCTCTCACCCTATTCAAAAATATGGATGGCATTCATAATTTGAGAAACCCAATTCAAACTCGTGATTTAGAAATTCCGAATAAAGTTATACCTGAATTTAACGAACAAGAACTAGACTATTTAGAAAAACAGAAAAATCCGAACCAAAGCGGAATAACACTAAGACACCTCGATACCCTAATAGATAGAATTAAAGCTAATGCTCATCAATTACTGAGCTCCAAATTGTATCCTCTTGAGCAAATCGGACTAATTGATTGGCAAATTACTATTAACAATCCTGGAGATATGTTCACAGGAAGATACGATTTAAACTTTGATATTTGGTTTACCAGCAAATTTTTTAAGTGGAAAAGAGTTTTTGAGCTTTTACCTCTTTTAAAGTTTGACGATGTTGATTTAAACTCCTATTTGTTAGACGAATAA
- a CDS encoding xylulokinase, translating to MYLLGYDLGSSSVKAALVEVDSGKTVALTQYPEVEMDIISHEAGWAEQEPLVWWDNIQKVTQKLLASNSIDTTQIKGIGISYQMHGLVLVDENDTPLRPSIIWCDSRAVEIGNQAYQEIGESKCLERLLNSPGNFTASKLKWVKDNEPEIFAKVHKMMLPGDFIALKMTGQATTTVSGLSEGMLWDFKEEKIAGFLLDHYGIDASVIPEIVPSIGDQGQLTEAAAAFLGLTAGIPVGYRAGDQPNNALSLNVFNPGEVAATGGTSGVVYGVVDKPAIDPQTRVNSFAHVNHTQDNPRVGVLLCINGAGIQYSYVKQMIATNGISYPQMEERAAEIAINSDGLRIIPFGNGAERVLENQNPGAHISNLQFNRHGQAHFFRAALEGIAYSFIYGMEVMQDMGMDVRVMKVGNDNLFQSEIFSTTIASVLDCEIQMLEATGAVGAAKASGVAAGVYENVEVAFAKMDTIKTYKAAQDPAPYKAGYKIWKEELQKLLK from the coding sequence ATGTATTTATTAGGATATGACTTGGGTAGTTCTTCGGTAAAGGCCGCCTTGGTAGAAGTGGATAGTGGCAAGACGGTAGCGTTGACGCAGTATCCAGAGGTGGAGATGGATATCATTTCGCACGAGGCGGGCTGGGCGGAGCAAGAGCCCCTCGTCTGGTGGGACAACATCCAGAAGGTCACCCAAAAGCTCTTGGCCTCCAACTCCATCGATACTACTCAAATCAAAGGAATAGGCATCTCTTATCAGATGCATGGGCTCGTGCTCGTGGACGAAAACGATACACCACTGCGACCCTCCATCATCTGGTGTGACAGCCGTGCGGTAGAGATAGGCAATCAAGCCTACCAAGAGATCGGAGAGAGCAAGTGTCTAGAGCGATTGCTCAACTCACCGGGCAACTTCACCGCGTCCAAACTCAAATGGGTCAAGGACAACGAGCCAGAGATATTTGCCAAAGTGCACAAGATGATGCTCCCAGGAGACTTCATCGCACTCAAGATGACGGGCCAGGCGACCACTACAGTTTCGGGCTTGTCGGAGGGGATGCTTTGGGACTTCAAAGAAGAAAAAATAGCAGGCTTCCTATTGGATCACTACGGCATAGACGCCAGTGTGATCCCAGAGATTGTACCTTCTATAGGCGATCAAGGGCAGCTCACGGAGGCAGCAGCGGCATTCTTAGGATTGACGGCTGGGATACCTGTCGGGTACAGAGCAGGCGATCAGCCCAACAATGCTTTGTCCCTCAATGTATTCAACCCCGGAGAGGTAGCTGCGACAGGAGGGACGTCTGGCGTGGTGTACGGTGTGGTAGACAAGCCAGCCATCGATCCACAGACGAGAGTTAATTCATTTGCGCACGTGAATCACACCCAAGACAACCCACGCGTGGGCGTCTTGCTGTGTATCAACGGGGCAGGGATACAATACAGCTATGTGAAGCAGATGATTGCTACCAACGGCATCTCGTATCCACAGATGGAAGAGAGGGCAGCTGAGATCGCGATCAATTCGGACGGCTTGCGTATCATTCCTTTCGGCAATGGCGCAGAGCGTGTCTTGGAAAATCAAAATCCGGGTGCACACATATCCAACCTACAGTTCAACCGTCACGGGCAGGCACACTTTTTCAGAGCGGCCTTGGAGGGGATTGCTTATTCGTTCATCTACGGGATGGAAGTGATGCAGGACATGGGCATGGATGTGCGTGTGATGAAGGTCGGCAATGACAACTTGTTTCAGTCCGAAATCTTCTCTACGACGATTGCGAGTGTCCTAGACTGTGAGATACAGATGCTGGAAGCGACAGGTGCTGTGGGTGCTGCCAAGGCATCAGGAGTAGCGGCGGGCGTGTATGAGAATGTCGAGGTGGCATTCGCCAAAATGGATACGATCAAAACCTACAAAGCGGCACAAGATCCTGCACCATATAAGGCAGGGTACAAGATTTGGAAAGAAGAATTACAGAAATTACTAAAATAG
- a CDS encoding sugar porter family MFS transporter produces MLHFVALQQQLLKTKTITILKTEEKVNNLYVIGITLVATLGGFLFGFDSGVINGTVHGLEVAFEAEDIGSGFNVASMLLGCAVGAFFAGKLADAYGRRTMLIVAAVFFIISAWGSGIATASPEFIVYRIIGGLAVGAASVMAPAYIAEIAPARFRGALATVQQVAIITGLFLSFLSNYILADLSGSAVNILWLDFETWRWMFWMELFPAGIFLISLFFIPESPRYLVAKQKNEKALKVMDTLYGAGMGQPKVDEIESSLSKDHHKPRLSDLYDKTLGRIKPIVWIGIGLASFQQFVGINVVFYYGSILWQAVGFGENDALLINVVSGALSIGAVVASLLLVDKMGRKPILVIGSVGMSITLILVVVAFASGSLVADPVTGKETLALSDSMGVLALIAANLYVIFFNFSWGPVMWVMLGEMFPNQIRGLGLAIAGIAQWVSNFLVTLTFPMILGSAGLAFAYSLYTLGAIISIFFVIKYVKETKGKELEEMEG; encoded by the coding sequence GTGCTTCATTTTGTAGCATTGCAGCAACAATTACTAAAGACTAAAACTATAACAATTTTGAAAACAGAAGAAAAAGTAAACAATCTCTATGTGATAGGGATTACGCTAGTAGCGACTCTAGGAGGCTTCCTCTTTGGGTTCGATAGCGGAGTGATCAACGGTACCGTACATGGGCTGGAGGTTGCTTTTGAGGCAGAGGATATTGGCAGTGGATTCAATGTAGCTTCTATGCTGCTGGGCTGTGCAGTGGGGGCCTTTTTTGCAGGCAAGCTGGCAGATGCCTATGGTCGACGTACGATGCTTATCGTGGCGGCTGTGTTTTTTATCATCTCTGCGTGGGGATCGGGGATTGCGACAGCTTCACCGGAGTTTATTGTATACCGTATCATCGGTGGTCTGGCAGTCGGGGCGGCGTCTGTGATGGCACCTGCTTACATTGCGGAGATTGCACCGGCACGTTTCAGAGGGGCCTTGGCGACCGTGCAGCAAGTGGCGATTATTACAGGTCTCTTTTTGTCTTTTTTGAGCAATTATATTTTGGCAGATCTGTCTGGATCCGCAGTGAACATCCTTTGGTTGGACTTTGAAACTTGGAGATGGATGTTTTGGATGGAGTTGTTTCCCGCAGGGATTTTCTTGATCTCTTTGTTCTTCATCCCAGAGAGTCCACGTTATCTCGTGGCAAAGCAAAAGAATGAGAAAGCGCTCAAGGTCATGGATACGCTCTATGGTGCAGGTATGGGACAGCCAAAAGTGGACGAAATAGAGTCTTCTTTGTCGAAAGATCATCACAAGCCCCGTTTGTCTGATTTGTATGACAAGACATTGGGTAGAATCAAGCCTATCGTATGGATAGGGATTGGGCTCGCCAGTTTTCAGCAGTTCGTCGGGATCAACGTGGTATTCTACTACGGATCTATCCTATGGCAGGCCGTTGGTTTTGGAGAGAACGATGCGCTATTGATCAACGTGGTATCTGGCGCACTCAGTATCGGTGCGGTAGTGGCTTCCTTGTTGCTCGTAGACAAGATGGGTAGAAAGCCTATCCTTGTGATCGGTTCGGTAGGGATGAGTATCACGCTGATTTTGGTCGTGGTGGCATTTGCATCAGGATCATTGGTAGCTGATCCAGTGACCGGTAAGGAGACTTTGGCGTTGAGTGATTCGATGGGCGTATTGGCATTGATAGCTGCCAATCTCTACGTGATCTTCTTCAACTTCTCATGGGGACCTGTGATGTGGGTGATGCTTGGCGAGATGTTTCCGAACCAAATCCGTGGATTGGGTCTGGCGATTGCAGGCATCGCGCAGTGGGTGTCCAACTTCCTCGTGACGTTGACCTTCCCGATGATCTTGGGATCAGCCGGATTGGCTTTTGCGTATAGCTTGTACACGCTCGGAGCGATCATATCGATCTTCTTTGTGATCAAGTATGTGAAAGAGACCAAAGGGAAAGAACTCGAAGAAATGGAAGGCTAG
- the xylA gene encoding xylose isomerase, translating into MADDAKIVTGDKEYFSGIGKIKYEGRDSDNPMAFKYYDENKVVAGKTMKEHFRFAIAYWHTFCGTGGDPFGPGTKVFPWDAKADAVERAKDKMDAAFEFFTKIGAPYYCFHDVDLVDEGASLKESGERLDAITDYAKLKQAESGVKLLWGTANAFSNPRYMNGASTNPDFDIVAYAGAQVKNAIDATIKLGGENYVFWGGREGYMSLLNTNMKKELDHMGQFLGMARDYARKQGFKGNFFIEPKPAEPSKHQYDFDSATVIGFLKEHGLENDFKLNLEVNHATLAQHTFTHELQTAADAGMLGSIDANRGDYQNGWDTDQFPNDITEVTEAMLIILENGGLSGGGVNFDAKTRRNSTDLEDIFYAHIGGMDIFARALMIADDILTNSQYTNLRKARYSSFNTIQGKEFESGKMDFETLAKIAHEGGEPKLRSGQQELFENIINQYIR; encoded by the coding sequence ATGGCAGATGACGCAAAAATCGTGACTGGAGACAAGGAGTACTTCAGCGGAATAGGCAAAATAAAATATGAAGGCAGGGATTCTGACAATCCGATGGCATTCAAATACTATGACGAAAACAAAGTCGTAGCAGGCAAAACCATGAAGGAGCACTTCAGGTTTGCGATCGCTTACTGGCACACGTTCTGCGGGACGGGTGGAGATCCGTTTGGCCCGGGGACGAAAGTATTCCCTTGGGATGCGAAAGCTGATGCAGTAGAGAGAGCAAAGGACAAAATGGATGCTGCTTTCGAATTCTTCACGAAGATCGGTGCGCCATACTACTGTTTTCACGATGTGGATTTGGTAGACGAGGGAGCCTCTTTGAAGGAGTCGGGTGAGCGTCTAGATGCGATCACAGATTATGCGAAGTTGAAGCAAGCTGAGTCAGGGGTGAAGTTGCTGTGGGGTACTGCGAACGCATTCTCAAACCCACGTTACATGAACGGAGCCTCTACCAATCCGGATTTTGATATCGTAGCGTACGCTGGAGCACAAGTCAAAAATGCCATCGATGCGACCATCAAGTTGGGCGGTGAAAACTACGTGTTCTGGGGAGGTAGAGAAGGCTACATGTCGCTACTCAATACCAACATGAAGAAGGAACTTGACCATATGGGGCAGTTCTTAGGCATGGCGAGAGACTATGCACGCAAGCAAGGCTTCAAAGGAAACTTCTTCATCGAGCCTAAGCCCGCTGAGCCTTCTAAGCATCAGTATGATTTTGACTCTGCGACAGTGATTGGCTTCTTGAAGGAGCACGGCCTGGAAAATGATTTCAAATTGAATCTCGAAGTGAACCACGCGACACTTGCTCAGCACACGTTCACACACGAACTACAGACTGCTGCAGATGCAGGGATGCTCGGTAGTATTGATGCGAACAGAGGAGATTACCAAAACGGATGGGATACGGATCAGTTTCCTAACGACATCACAGAAGTGACCGAAGCGATGCTGATCATTTTGGAAAATGGTGGCTTGTCAGGTGGGGGAGTCAACTTCGACGCGAAGACGCGTAGAAACTCTACTGATCTAGAGGACATATTCTATGCGCACATTGGTGGTATGGACATTTTTGCCAGGGCACTGATGATCGCAGACGATATCTTGACCAACTCACAGTACACAAATTTGAGAAAAGCGAGATACAGCTCATTCAACACGATCCAGGGCAAGGAGTTCGAATCAGGTAAGATGGATTTCGAGACGTTGGCCAAGATCGCACACGAAGGTGGTGAGCCTAAGTTGAGAAGTGGTCAGCAGGAGCTCTTCGAAAACATCATCAATCAGTACATTAGATAA